DNA sequence from the Streptomyces cinnabarinus genome:
CGGCGCGTACGGGCGGTCCCCGACGGCGTTCTTCAGCCAACGGGTCGGCACCGCCTGCGGGGCGGCACCCCGGGCAGGAGGCGTTGTCGGTGGTCGCTGCGACACTGACGGCAGTGGGATTCCCGGGCGGACTACGGCTTTTCAGGCGGACGGCGAGGGAGTGATCGGCATGGCGGGCACGGAGAGCGGGCGTCCGAGCATCTATCCGACGGTGTTGTACGCGGACGCGCGCGCCGCGATCAGGCAGCTCACGGAGGGCCTCGGCTTCACCGAGCTGACGGTGTACGAGGGCGCGGACGGCTCGGTGTTCCACGCCGAACTGGCCCAGGGCAACGGCGCGGTGATGGTCGGTTCGAAGGGCCGCGGTGGTGTCTTCGACACGGCGATGAAGGGCGCGGGCCCGGTGGGGGTGTACGTCGTCGTGGACGACGTGGACGAACACCACCGGCGCGCCGTGGAGCACGGCGTGGAGATCCTGATGCCCCCGACGGACCAGGACTACGGCTCCCGGGACTACATGGCCCGGGACGCCGAGGGCAACATCTGGAGCTTCGGCACCTATGCGCCGGAGACCGGCGGCTAGTTCCCGCCCGTGTGCACCTGGAAGGCGGCCCGGCGGACGGCCTTGGCCAGGGCCGGGTCGGGGTGTGCGGCGGCCAGGGCGACCAGGACCTGCACGGTGCGCGGGTGGCCCACCGAGCGGACCTCGTCCAGCAGGGCGGGGACCGTGGGCTGAAGCGCGGACTCCAGGTGGCGGACGAGCATCGGGGCCTCGCCGTGGTCGGCGACGGCCGCGGCGGTGTCGACCCAGAGCCAGGTGGCCTCTTCCCGGGTGAGCACCTCATGGGCGTCCTCGGGGTCGACCCCGTCGTGCTCGGCCAGCCACAGCAGGGCGTACGGCCGCAGGGCGGCCTCCTCGGCCACGGACCGTACGTCGGGCTCGGCGGGGGCGCCGACGACGCGCAGCGCCTCGAAGGCGAGGCCGCGCAGCAGGGCGTCCTCGCCGCGGGCGGCGTGGATCAGCTCGGTGACGGCGCTGCCGACGGGGCGGGCGGCGAGCCAGGCGCGGTACTCGGCACGGGCGGCGTTGGGGCGGAGCTGGGCGCAGCCGCGGAGCATGCCCTCGGCGGCCTGCTCGATGTTCCCGGCGGGGCTCTGCGCGGCGACGCAGATCTGCTCCAGCTTGACCCAGACCGCCCAGCTGCCCAGCGGGGTGAGGGTGGCCTGGCCGTCGCCGCAGGTGAGGGCGCCGACCGAGGCGAGGGCGTGCAGGGCCCAGTCGAGGAGGGGGGCGAGCGGGGTGTCCTCGGTACGGGCTTCGGGGTCCGGCTCGGGCTGCGGGCCGAAGGGGATCTCGCAGCGCTCGGTGCGCAGTTCGGTGACGCGCTGCTCCAGCAGGTCGAGGAGTTGCGCCACCGGCACGGGGCCGGCGGACAGCTGGAGGAAGGAGAGCACCTGGGGCATGGCCGAGACGACCTCGGCGACGGCGGCGGGCTCGTGGTCGACGGGCTCCGGGTAGGCGAGCGACCAGGCGTCGAAGAGGGCGACCCAGCCGCGCAGCACGGCGCTGTCGTCGCGGTGCCAGGCGCGCAGCCGCCACCCCGGGCGGGCGCTGTCGCCGTGCACCTCGATGAGGCCGGCGAGGCGGGCGATGTCCCAGTCGGCGCGGACCTGAACTGCGGTCAGGTGCAGATCGGCGGCGGCCCGTTCGGCGGTCGCGTCGGACAGGGCGCCCTTGCCGTCGGAGTGCGCGCCGTCGCGGCCGGGGCGCAGGGCGGCGTCGGCCCAGTGGGCGACGCGGGCCGCGGCGGCCAGACCGGTACGTGCCATTCCGGCCAGTTCCGCGGGGGCCGGGGTGCCCTCCGGAGGGCGTGGTGCGGCGCGGCGGGGGCGCCGCTGGTTCACGGCTCTGGGGGCGGCGGCCAGGGGTCGCGGGCGGACGAGTCGAAGCCTGGAGTCGCGCGGGATACGGGACGTCACGGGTGCAGTCTTCCGGTTGACGGTCCGAAAACCCAAACGGAATGTCACGAGGGGCGACGGGGATGGCCAACGCACGGGGTCCCGCGAGCGGCGGGGGGCCGATAACAGGCCAGTCGTACGGGGTTAAACGGAACGTGTGCGACCGGTCCCGAGGGGGCGCGGGACAGGGCGTTCACATCAGGGGGGTCAGGAAGCGGCGCAGGGATTCCTCGTAGGACTTGGGGTCGGCGTTCCACATCGCGCCGTGGGGAGCGCGCTTGACGGTGTGGAGGTTGACCAGGTTGGGGCGGGCGGCCGCGAGGCGGCGGGAGAAGGTCCAGGGGGCGACGGTGTCGTCGGGGCCGTGGAAGATCAGGGTCGGCACGGTGACCGCCTCCGGGGTGCCGCCCGAGGTGGCGTGGTCGCCGTACAGGCCCGTGCGGCCCTGGGCGGCGCGGACGGCGAGCGGGAGCAGGGCGCCCGGGGTGCGGCGGGCCGCCGCCAGGGCGCGCAGGGTCGCCTCCCAGTTGAGCACCGGGGAGTCCAGGACCAGCCCGGAGACTCGGTCGCGCAGTCCGGAGCGGGCGGCGGCGCGCAGGGCCATGGTGGCGCCGATGGACCAGCCGAGCAGGACGACCTGTTCGGCGCCGTAGCGCACGGCGTAGCGGATCGCCGCGTCCAGGTCGCGCCACTCGGTCTCGCCGAGGTGGTTGAGGCCGTCCGGGGAGCGGGGCGCGCCGAGGTCGCCGCGGTAGGCGAGGGCGAGGACCGGGAACTGGCGGGCGGCGAGGAACTCCATGACGTTCATGGACAGTTCGCGGGTGGTGCCGAGGCCGTGCACCGCGATGACCCAGGTGGTGCGGGTGCCGGGGACGAACCACGCGGGCAGGGAGCCGAGTTCGCCGGGGATGTCGATGTCGGCGTGGTCGAGGCCCAGGGCGGCGGCGGGGTCGCCGATGTGGAGGTTGGGGGTGAGCCAGACCCGGTCGCCGGGGGCGAGGGTGCCGTGGGTGACGCGTTCCAGGCGGCGGACCGCGGTGTCGGCGGTGTGGGTCGCCGTGGGGAGGACGGGGCCGACGACCGCGTGCGAGCCGTCGCCGCCGAGGCCGTAGGTGCCGGGGCGCAGGGAGGCCAGGTCGCGGGTGAGCGTGATCTGGCCGGCGGCCGTGCCGTGCACGGTGAGCCGGGGTTCGGTGGGCAGGGGTCTGCCGGGGGGCGCCTTGAGCGCGGCGTCGCTGGCGAGGCGGCCGGCGGCCACGCTTGCCGCGCCGGCGGCCAGGGCCATGGTGACGGCAGCGGCCGTCGCTGTGACAGTGCGCACCAGTCCAGTGTCCTGGGGGACCCGGTCGGCGGCCAGTGGGAGGGCGGGTGGGGGTGACGGTCGGCGGAGCGGGGGTGCCGTGGGGGGGTAGGTTTCGCTTGCCCGCAGCCAGGTCAGCCAGGGTCGGCTACCCCGGCTGGCCGTAGCCCCGTAGCTTCTCGCCGACCTCTGCCAGCTGCTCCCCCGACAGCAGTGACGGTGTCCGGCCCGGTACCGAGGATGCCGTGAGCCACACCCGGCACATCCACTCCAGTTGGGCCGTGCGGTCGTAGGCCTGGGCGAGGGTCGTGCCGTACGCCATCGTGCCGTGGTTCTGGAGGAGGCAGGCGGTTCGGCCGGTCAGGGCTCGGAGCATGTTCTCGGCCAACTCCTCGGTGCCGTATGTCGCATACGGGGCAACCCGGGCGGGGCCGCCGAGGTCCGCGGTGATGTAGTGGATCGCCGGGACCTCCTGGACCAGCGTCGAGACGGCCGTGGCGTGCACCGCGTGGGTGTGGACGACGGCGCGGGCGCCGGTGGCGCCGTAGACGGCGAGATGCATCGGCAGCTCGCTGGTCGGCCGGAGCGTTCCGAGCACCTGGCGGCCGGAGAGGTCGACGCCCGTGATGTCCTCGGGCGCGAGCCGGTCGTAGGGCACTCCCGACGGTGTGACCAGGACCGTGTCCCCGATGCGCACCGAGACATTGCCCG
Encoded proteins:
- a CDS encoding VOC family protein, which encodes MAGTESGRPSIYPTVLYADARAAIRQLTEGLGFTELTVYEGADGSVFHAELAQGNGAVMVGSKGRGGVFDTAMKGAGPVGVYVVVDDVDEHHRRAVEHGVEILMPPTDQDYGSRDYMARDAEGNIWSFGTYAPETGG
- a CDS encoding class II aldolase/adducin family protein codes for the protein MAEQRGKRRGAGEAGEGAQEVREPWREGVRPEETRAWADLVATARRTVSEGLVVGTSGNVSVRIGDTVLVTPSGVPYDRLAPEDITGVDLSGRQVLGTLRPTSELPMHLAVYGATGARAVVHTHAVHATAVSTLVQEVPAIHYITADLGGPARVAPYATYGTEELAENMLRALTGRTACLLQNHGTMAYGTTLAQAYDRTAQLEWMCRVWLTASSVPGRTPSLLSGEQLAEVGEKLRGYGQPG
- a CDS encoding alpha/beta hydrolase family protein — translated: MRTVTATAAAVTMALAAGAASVAAGRLASDAALKAPPGRPLPTEPRLTVHGTAAGQITLTRDLASLRPGTYGLGGDGSHAVVGPVLPTATHTADTAVRRLERVTHGTLAPGDRVWLTPNLHIGDPAAALGLDHADIDIPGELGSLPAWFVPGTRTTWVIAVHGLGTTRELSMNVMEFLAARQFPVLALAYRGDLGAPRSPDGLNHLGETEWRDLDAAIRYAVRYGAEQVVLLGWSIGATMALRAAARSGLRDRVSGLVLDSPVLNWEATLRALAAARRTPGALLPLAVRAAQGRTGLYGDHATSGGTPEAVTVPTLIFHGPDDTVAPWTFSRRLAAARPNLVNLHTVKRAPHGAMWNADPKSYEESLRRFLTPLM